A window of the Apostichopus japonicus isolate 1M-3 chromosome 8, ASM3797524v1, whole genome shotgun sequence genome harbors these coding sequences:
- the LOC139971253 gene encoding sphingosine-1-phosphate phosphatase 2-like isoform X1, with product MYRGVGVAYSSSVSPYFSSTCTNSLDTMEDSRLRLNQIVLWLTSPYSVANVQKFFGIRKLKPNEVEKDEDAKETTDDGQFNQSKGKDTTEDHPWRSRLKPAAESHQFHVDYAIDNWFWYGLFRFGALLGDDVFYYTFIPFWFFNVNVIVIRKVALIWATVMYVGQTSKEILKWPRPQSPPVVPLEPRYFKEYGMPSTHAMVGVLIPFSILFLTMDKVEYSIPIGFLVAMAWTTLVCLSRLYKGMHYILDVVVGVLLTFALLGMVFPFLDKIDHYLMTDKQAPLLLASAITFLSLTYPSQRGWSSTREDTIVILSVTGSIYTSLWLNNYFQWFPDRYNDDLPSTITWPTLAQWGAMFCREFLGVAITLLVHCIIKPIMLEILSFVYSIEINSETKKYLSVEFPYKYVTYTVVVLVCMLVSPFVFSLVGL from the exons ATGTACAGAGGCGTTGGTGTAGCCTACTCTTCCTCTGTTAGTCCTTATTTCAGTTCTACATGCACTAACAGCTTGGACACAATGGAGGATAGTCGTCTGAGGCTAAATCAAATTGTTCTGTGGCTTACAAGTCCTTACTCGGTAGCAAATGTACAAAAATTCTTCGGAATAAGAAAACTGAAACCCAATGAAGTAGAAAAAGATGAAGACGCCAAGGAAACTACTGACGACGGACAATTTAATCAATCTAAGGGGAAAGATACTACCGAGGACCATCCTTGGCGTAGTAGGCTGAAGCCTGCAGCAGAGAGCCATCAATTCCACGTGGACTACGCAATAGATAATTGGTTCTGGTATGGACTGTTCAGGTTTGGAGCTTTACTGGGGGATGATGTCTTCTACTACACATTTATACCGTTCTGGTTCTTCAATGTTAACGTCATTGTGATACGCAAGGTGGCCTTGATATGGGCTACTGTCATGTACGTGGGACAGACCTCCAAAGAg ATTTTAAAATGGCCTCGACCCCAATCGCCACCAGTTGTGCCTTTAGAACCTCGGTACTTCAAAGAATATGGAATGCCCTCTACTCACGCTATGGTCGGCGTTCTTATTCCATTCAGTATACTATTCTTGACAATGGATAAAGTTGAG TATTCCATACCAATAGGTTTCCTGGTGGCTATGGCGTGGACGACTCTCGTGTGTCTTAGCAGACTTTATAAGGGAATGCACTATATTTTG GATGTCGTTGTTGGAGTTTTATTGACCTTTGCTCTCCTTGGGATGGTGTTTCCTTTCTTAGATAAGATTGACCACTACCTGATGACCGACAAACAGGCCCCTTTACTACTGGCCAGTGCAATCACCTTCCTCTCACTGACCTACCCTTCCCAGCGAGGATGGTCTAGCACCAGAGAGGATACCATCGTCATACTAAGCGTCACCGGGAGTATCTACACCAGTCTATGGCTTAACAATTACTTCCAATGGTTCCCAGATCGATACAACGATGACTTGCCTTCTACGATCACGTGGCCAACCCTCGCCCAATGGGGAGCCATGTTTTGCAGAGAGTTCCTGGGAGTGGCTATTACTCTTTTAGTTCATTGCATTATTAAACCTATCATGCTGGAGATATTATCTTTCGTCTATTCCATAGAAATAAACagtgaaacaaagaaatatttatcgGTGGAGTTTCCATACAAATACGTCACATACACAGTAGTGGTCTTGGTTTGTATGTTGGTATCGCCTTTCGTATTTTCATTAGTTGGACTGTAA
- the LOC139971253 gene encoding sphingosine-1-phosphate phosphatase 2-like isoform X2: MAASNNLAIIFQFEDSTVLSSEAVAKVQAFFGLERTFAKEISCNGSESETPTDGSNVSKENGQRGPIKTMSSQENNNGTIDQQKFMSYPKSQMDYQVSNYVWYCLFHFGAFLGDDAFYYTFFPFWLFNINSFVIRRVLLLWAITMYVGQSSKEILKWPRPQSPPVVPLEPRYFKEYGMPSTHAMVGVLIPFSILFLTMDKVEYSIPIGFLVAMAWTTLVCLSRLYKGMHYILDVVVGVLLTFALLGMVFPFLDKIDHYLMTDKQAPLLLASAITFLSLTYPSQRGWSSTREDTIVILSVTGSIYTSLWLNNYFQWFPDRYNDDLPSTITWPTLAQWGAMFCREFLGVAITLLVHCIIKPIMLEILSFVYSIEINSETKKYLSVEFPYKYVTYTVVVLVCMLVSPFVFSLVGL; encoded by the exons ATGGCGGCGAGTAATAACTTGGCTATAATCTTCCAATTTGAAGACTCAACAGTACTAAGTTCGGAAGCTGTCGCCAAAGTTCAAGCTTTTTTTGGACTCGAGAGGACTTTTGCCAAGGAAATATCTTGTAATGGGTCTGAGTCTGAGACCCCGACAGACGGATCCAATGTATCGAAAGAGAACGGTCAGAGAGGTCCGATTAAAACAATGTCGTCTCAGGAAAATAACAATGGAACGATAGATCAACAGAAGTTTATGTCCTACCCTAAATCTCAGATGGATTATCAAGTATCAAATTACGTTTGGTATTGTTTATTCCACTTTGGAGCATTTTTGGGTGATGATGCGTTTTATTATACATTTTTTCCTTTCTGGTTATTTAACATCAATTCATTTGTGATTAGGCGCGTCCTCTTACTATGGGCAATAACTATGTACGTTGGACAGTCAAGCAAAGAG ATTTTAAAATGGCCTCGACCCCAATCGCCACCAGTTGTGCCTTTAGAACCTCGGTACTTCAAAGAATATGGAATGCCCTCTACTCACGCTATGGTCGGCGTTCTTATTCCATTCAGTATACTATTCTTGACAATGGATAAAGTTGAG TATTCCATACCAATAGGTTTCCTGGTGGCTATGGCGTGGACGACTCTCGTGTGTCTTAGCAGACTTTATAAGGGAATGCACTATATTTTG GATGTCGTTGTTGGAGTTTTATTGACCTTTGCTCTCCTTGGGATGGTGTTTCCTTTCTTAGATAAGATTGACCACTACCTGATGACCGACAAACAGGCCCCTTTACTACTGGCCAGTGCAATCACCTTCCTCTCACTGACCTACCCTTCCCAGCGAGGATGGTCTAGCACCAGAGAGGATACCATCGTCATACTAAGCGTCACCGGGAGTATCTACACCAGTCTATGGCTTAACAATTACTTCCAATGGTTCCCAGATCGATACAACGATGACTTGCCTTCTACGATCACGTGGCCAACCCTCGCCCAATGGGGAGCCATGTTTTGCAGAGAGTTCCTGGGAGTGGCTATTACTCTTTTAGTTCATTGCATTATTAAACCTATCATGCTGGAGATATTATCTTTCGTCTATTCCATAGAAATAAACagtgaaacaaagaaatatttatcgGTGGAGTTTCCATACAAATACGTCACATACACAGTAGTGGTCTTGGTTTGTATGTTGGTATCGCCTTTCGTATTTTCATTAGTTGGACTGTAA
- the LOC139971256 gene encoding uncharacterized protein, producing MKLNMSSCRPTELAENMQKCSHYQSVLLQKAETDMELRRRKMNIRKLSVEIGNLSLEVERAKLEEKWGTKRPGDKKSPAEETLKLCKQLEEEPDELDSILQELCTHQSKVTSQVTDLRAQLAALTTG from the exons ATGAAATTAAACATGTCGTCTTGCAGACCAACAGAACTGGCAGAGAATATGCAAAAATGCAGCCATTACCAATCAGTTTTGTTGCAAAAGGCTGAGACTGACATGGAACTGCGAAGGCGCAAAATGAATATTCGTAAACTGTCAGTAGAAATTGGAAACCTATCACTG GAAGTGGAAAGGGCAAAGTTAGAAGAAAAATGGGGCACAAAGAGACCAGGAGACAAGAAAAGTCCAGCAGAGGAGACACTGAAGCTTTGTAAACAACTAGAAGAAGAACCTGATGAACTTGACA GCATTCTTCAGGAGCTCTGCACCCACCAATCTAAAGTGACCAGCCAAGTGACTGACCTCAGGGCACAGTTAGCAGCTTTGACCACAGGATGA